GTATTCATGGGTTTGAACCAGCCATTCTTTTCGATGATCTTCAATATAAGCCTCTTTGCTTCATCAGGCATGATAAAGTTGTCTGTAGCACCATTGTCGATCATAGCCATGATGGGTTTTTTTTATTGACAACGGTCTTGACATACATCAAACCTTTCTTTTCTGTGTTGCTTGCTTCTTTGCCCTTCACAGCATTCATGAGTTGGATAGATCCAACACACTTATTTACTTGAGTTTGGGCCTCTCATTCTTCGGCGATAGATGCCAGAGTTCCTAACTTGGGACAATCCTTCATTTGATGTGGTCCCTTGCACACGAAGCATCCTCCTTTGAGCATGAAagccttcttcttttcctcgtactctttctttgaagagtatttttcttccttcttggtTGAGAAACTCTTCCTCTTGTCTCCCCCACCTTTAGTAGAACTAGGTTTGGAGGAAGACTTGGGTTTAGAGTCTCCTCTATGATACTCAGTGAATGATTCGGCCACTACGATGGCCTCATCCTTAACATTCCTTCTTTGTAATTCTTGCTTTGCCCAAGGTTGGAGTCCatcaatgaagaagaacaatgcATCTTCTGATGCTAAGTTAGGGATTTGAAGCGTGAGAGTAGTGAACTTTTTTACATAGTCGCTAATTGTACTCTTGTGCTTCAACTCCCTCAACATCTTTCTTGTTTCATAGACCACATTCTCGGAAAAAAATTGTCTTTTCAACTCCCTTTTAAAATCTTTCCATGTGGCTATGTTGCAAGTACCTTTCTCTATATCTACGCATTTTCTCCTCTATCACAAAGTAGCATTATGAGAAAGGTAGAGAGCTGCAATACATAACTTTATTGCTTTTTCGATCACCCTTTGGCCTTCAAAGTACCTCTCTATTTGCCATAGAAAGTTCTCCACCTCTCAAGCGTCCCTCACGCCCTTGAGCTCCTTTGGATTTGGAAGATCAATCTTTGTCGTCTCCCTTATAATGGTTGGTCGAGATTTTGCCTCCTCAAACCAAACTCGAACTTCCTCAAATAACTTCAAGGAATTCTCAAACTTCTCTTTGATTTGGAgcatgctttctttgaaagcatcTAGTTCTCCTAACACGTGAGTCTCAAAGCTTTCCTTGTTATGTTGATATGTTCTATCATTTGGAAGCGCTCATCCATAGAGGATAGAACATTCTCCAACATAGAAACTCTCTCTTCTAAGAAGTTAGAGTCCTTACCTCTAGGCTCACTTGAAGAACGGGCCTTCCTGCCTCCCCATTGAGAAGGAATAGCATCCCTTCCCCTTTGAgactcaacatgcttcatgGTTACACTAGAAGTCATACCCATAAACCACTTGTGCTCCCTCTCGAACCTTtctctgataccaaattgtcACGACCTTGGACACACTTCAACGCTACCGTGCCGGCACTCAGACTTACTCAACCTTTTGAgctaagaccaagtcagcctaaccctcaatacttagcaaaaaagctaagaatacaagagaacacaagagaaaagaagctttggtggaagaacactttattgctcaagtatttgttacaaatgattcacacacACCCACAAACTCTAACTCTCACCTCTATTTATAGTCATCCACCTCATCAATGAATGGTTAAGATTAAATCTAATTAATTCAGATTAATCATCCAGAACCTTTTttacaaatatctatcctaccacaACTTTCTAAATGTTTCTAGATTATTCCATATCACTCTTTATACTTCTATATACATCTACCCCCTTCTAGAATACTCTATGACCTTTCCGAGTCTTCTAGAATCTTATAGGGTATTCCGGGACCTTCAAGGACATTCTAGAACGTTCTGAAACCATCTAGAGCATTCTCAAACACTCCAGAAAATTGTACAAATACTCACTACTAGAAAATGGCTTAATAAagacagatttacagacagatttgGTTTATATTATAGACGGATTTTTAGTTACCGACGGAATTACTgacggattttgtccctctgtaaaagcctCGTCGGAAATtagttaccgacggatttttttctGTCGGAAAATTACTGacggatttttaccagttaccgacggattttcccTCTGTAAATTTTCCCTCCATTTCCTGAAGAAGACGAACTTTCCGATGGAttttcagacggattttccgtctgtaattacagacagatttttcgaCAGATTTTCCGTCGGTAATTACAGACAAATTTTCCGACGAATTTTCCCTCGGTAAtcacagacggattttccgacagattttctgtctgtaaatttttttagattacagacagaaaatctgtctgtaaatctgtcagtaagataaaatgaaattttttttagatttttcattGTAAAACAAACCTgttttatacaaaataatataaatttaataattacaattttttatctaattagtattcaaatatttataatattacaaaaaataaacaaattcatcatATTATAAAGctaaaagaaaagtattataaacaagcaagtcaatataattcaaaacataaacaaagtgTATTATCAACTATAATCCTCAGTATATTGTTCAACCATACTAAATTTATCAACTATAGTCCTCAGTGTCATCTTCATCCCTATCATCATCATAGTCCTCATCCAAAGAGATTGAAGGTGGCGGCGGTGGTAGTGGAACAACATTGGAACTACTGTTGGGAATAAAACACCATTCCCTCTTGAGAAAACacctttgacagagaaataaaatagacacaatcacaacaaNNNNNNNNNNNNNNNNNNNNNNNNNNNNNNNNNNNNNNNNNNNNNNNNNNNAGTATATTGTTCAACCATACTAAATTTATCAACTATAGTCCTCAGTGTCATCTTCATCCCCATCATCATCATAGTCTTCATCCGAAGAGATTGAAGGTGGCGGCGGTGGCGGTGGCGGTGGAGCAGTAGTGGAACTACTTGACGCTCTAACCTTCTTGTAATAGCTAACATAAGCCTCATTCCATCTCTTCTGTTTCAGCTTTTCCTTCTTGGCCTTTCCAATTGCCCGTTCTaacttttctaacttcttttgAGTCTTTTCCAAAGGAGCCAAGCGTGTATCTAACAACTTACTAATACGCTCATCTGTCTGTTGAGTAACACGTTGAAAAAGCTCTTCATTGAGATTATGAATCTGTTCTCGCAAATCAGGAACAGAATTTTGATTTGTAGATGCTCTTCCAGATACAGAGTTGGCAGAAGTGGTTCTAGACTTAATAGAGCTAGAAAAGAATGCTCCTTTTCCGTAAACTCGATTCTTCTTTTGCCCACCACACACTTCCTCCCAAATCAAGTCTTCATCAATTGGTGGTAGCTCCATTCCTTGTGCTTGAGCCTCAACATGTTGGGCCTGAACTTCTGCTAACTTTTTTATAAACTTCTCCTGTTGCAGAATGATTATTAGCAATGCTATTTAATTTGCATACTATATCAAgttatgaaaatatttattaggGAATCAAGATGGAATGGAACAGATGCAATCGGAGTTTATCTTACACCTATGATGTCACAAGCACTGTACCATATCACAAGTATCTTATTAACAAAGACTATAAAGTTTTGATTTAcaggtaaaatatatatttacacaGTTATACATCGTACACATTGTTTATAgctctaattaattattaaattcacATCACCATGTGGAGTATACAGTGGAGATCATGATGCAGTTATTCCATATTTGGGTACAATGACATGGATAAAATCTCTGAATTTGTCGCTCAAACGAGACTGGTTACCGTGGTATGTAGGTGGACAAGTAGGAGGGTAAGTACACTTGATTATATTTACATCCTCTGCTAATTAACAAGTATATAAAACCACAAGTTAATCAATATGCCACAAACTCAGAAATCTAACAGAGCATGAGAAGTAAGTCCACAGAGAAGAAACTAAATAGTAGTAGTGAAAAATCTATCTACTTAATATTTATACTATATCTCACATGAGTGTCTTGAGAGCGTTTGTCCACCCATTTAGACTTGTCACTTTTAAGTGTGTGGGTTTCCTTGAAGACTTCCTCATGAGTTGGTGTACGGTCTAACTGCTTCTTCTATTTCACATAAAcacagaataaaaaaattttatataaataaatgtctATTAAATAAGATCTAAAGCCACTTAAATTATGTTACCATCCTCTCTATAGTTGAGCTCAGTGGAATAGAACCACCGCAATGGACAGAACCACCTAAGAGTGACGCTCGATTCTCCCTCGCTTTTttccttatatttttccatttCTCATCCGTTTCCCAGTACTTTTCCAACAACTTTTTGTAAGCAGGAATTAGCCATTCGTGGGTTGTATCCACACCCTCACGGATATCCGACATCATTTGGCTAAATCGCTTACTTGTCCTATATTTGAAAGCCTTCCAAAAAAACTCCTCATCATCGTCATCAATAAGAAAATGGCTCTGCACATAAAAAAGATACtataatataagataagacaAGAAAATAACACAGTATTAAGCTCTTTTTGGATACAAGAAAATAACTCCAGTTCATGATTCATTGTTACCTCTTTTTGGATCCTGTATGttcctattttaattatgtaaggAATTTATTCGAAAAATAAATAGAGAGTATATAACTATATATCATGGTATATCAACATGATTATTCAGAACTGATTGAAACAGGTAAACAAGTACCTCATTCCaagattatttatttgtttataaaatttaatttcttattattaaatgtcccaaaaattgaaataaaagacCCAAGGCACACCCAATCCAATAGGGAATCCAAGTCCTTTGCAAAGTCAAGGGAGTACCAGTCAAGCAAATTTGGAATTATCAACTTGTTCCCCTTTGTGATGCCAACTGCCGCCTGTAAATACTCTCTCTTTGCTGCTTCTAACTCTTCATCAACTTTTGATGCTGTGTAAACCCTCACCTGAAGGaagaaatttgtttttttttttttattatactacACGCCAAATGTCATATATGTAACAATTAATTAAAGACATATATGTAACAACAATTTAAACTGCACAGAATATTATAGGACTCTGACATATATTATAATCCTCACTTTCATGACCCTGCAATGAAAACTTTTTTGTACAAAACAAACAGCTCTATGATGAGCTAGCTGGCATTCATTCTCTACTCTCACTGACAAGTTTAATTTATCTAATTATCTTAATACAGTCCCAATCTTTGCTTCTCTTTAGATTAATGAAACATCAACCTAAATACAGAACTGGATTTTAAATTAGCCATGGTTTAAACACAGTAGCAGTTGCAcatttttttagattataaaACACATTTTTTTAGAGAGCAGTGATAATGGGTGTGGGACAGAGTTATGCTTtaaatatattgaatttttaagaCAACTAGATTAAGTTACATGACAACTAAGACATACAAATTAAGAACAATATATGTAAAGAACAATATAtaagctaaaattaattaagaaactTAAATTTCAGCTGATagaattctaataaaaaatagagtgcAGATAGAAGCCAGGACAGAGGAAATTTATCTCTCTGTCAACAGATTGATAGGAATATGTAACTGATGGATGTACCATAAAATTCACTATGCACTATGGCTATGGTCCATGGGAAAATAAAATGGGGTTAGAAGAATTTTTGTCAAAAAGAGAACTCATTTATGAGCTGCAGAATACAGACTGCAAAAAAGACTGTAGGGTCATATATTTGGCTTTCATGTAAAcgtgtataaaatataaataaatagtttCATTATTAATTTCTCTCATGTCATGTTTGTGAAAGAAAGAGGCACCAAATACTTGCATCTGAATTAGAGTACACTCTCTTATATACCAAAGTGGTTTGGAAACAAGACTCTTTTTAAATAGACGCAATGACTCAACATCTTAAAACAGGTAACTCTTTTGCTCTTTCTCTGTATCGCAAAGCCACTTCATCTTCTCCAACATCATATTCattcttacttttatttttccaattttaaaCTAATAGCTTATTCACCTATCAAGTTGATGGCAGGAGACAGTTTCCATGAGGACTCAACATCTTAAAGCAGGTAAAACATTATTTTTTCTCATCTATATTTCATTCTAAACCTTACAAATCCTCATTCTGTGAGCTTTATTTTTCACTGCTCATTATGTCATTTGGGAAAAATATTAGTGACATGCTTTCTCACAATGACAATCCCCATGACATTCATTGAGttctatataataataataatgcaaaacAGGGCATCAAGGTAAAACCCCTTTCAACATGTTAATCCCAAAaggctaaaaaaataaaaaggctAAAACCCCTTCCCATCATTAGAGTCATGGCTTTTAAGGACCCAGACATGGGGCTCTCTTCTTCAATATCCATCATTCCCCCAAGTTATCAAAGATATCAAATCCAACCATGCAAGCAAACAATTTTTACATGcacaaaagaaaaactaatatTCCAAGTTATAGATCTCGAATTTTACATGcacaaaagaaaaactaatatGAAGAAACAAAAACTTTATTTCTCAAATCATACATAGCTCTAACCATTTTAAGTAGCAATTGCCAACATGGAAAACTTCACAGAAAGATTTTgaacataaaagaaaagaacGTGTCTGTTTTATGCAgcatactaaaaaataacacaGAATTCGCTAAGTAATTCtttaaccaaattttaaaatcaaagaaggaggaggaggaggagatggCATAACGTCCAAACTTattttagagattgagttgataaaatcataaaattgcaTAGTGATTCAGATCTGAATACTTACGTGGATGCCAAGCTGAAACACAGTGTCGCAGATTCACTGTTTTGAGCAGCCTGAAGGGAGCAGTTAAGACTCCTTTGCCGACTCTCTTGCACGCAACACGTTTTCCCGGTCTTCCTGTAGATGAACAAGTGAATAACTTCAAATTTGGTAGCCATATATCGAAAACATCAAACGTGAACAATCACTAACAGTTAAGCATTCTGATGTCCACAAAGTTATACTATTCAATTCTCTATACTCCATAAGGTATCAACTCATGCAGATGAAAGAATAGGGAGAGAAAGAGAATTGAAAAAGTATCAATGTTGGAACATAAATAGTTTTGGGAATAAGCTAACAAGTGTTTAAGACCCCATAGAAGCCTTTAAAGCGAAACCTTGACTTCTCCTGCAAACATTAGAGCGAGACGTATGAAATCACATggaaaaaaagaagacaaaaCAAAGTTTCATTGGCTTTCATGACAATAATATTAACTTAGTAAGTATGTTGTTCttagttcaaataaatataGCTACAAAAACACAGCAAATCAGTCTAGTATAGATTTAGCTACCATAACTGTGATTCCCAAATATCAAATATCAGCCTATAGAATAGTGTGATTAGATAAGTtatgaaacaagaaaagattgAAATATTCAAGTAACCAAAATGAAATGGCCTGAGATTAGAATACTTGCATGTTTAATGTTCAAGGGAGAGTCAAACTGCATAGCCATATCCAAATTGTGAAAGGTTATTGTTTTAGTTTAGAAAACTAAATACTTCTATGATAAACCTTGGATGtaaattctttttcctttttggtttAGAAGAAAACTAGAAatccaaacaataaaaaatgatcCTAAATGAGTCCTTCATTTTCTAATATGTTCTTCAAGTAATTATTTGCCATACTATAACATGGAAGTTCTTTCTTGTATACAGCAAAACGAATCAGTAaaggaaagaaatataaatcaattgaagaaaaaagagtCTCTAAAATTCAAAGCATGCAGTTTTTCAACAGAAGAATTCCACTTTATTTATAACAGATTCATGATAAAAGATATTATAGCATCTCAATTGGCCCAAAAAACTCAATAGCTTATGGTAGTTTCATAAACAACTAACAGTTAAACATATGATTGATCTTCAGtaagctttaattcttttaatttcttgtctgGAGATGTCTCACCAACACTTTATTCagttttttaatctatttttccACTAATCATAAATGTTACAACACTAAATGAACCTTAACATTGAGCAAAATCCCTCAAAAAAAATGTTGAacataacaataacaacacaaTAAGAAAACTCATCAGAagaaacaccaagaacaaaaacaaaaaataaaaactaagaaataGGAAAAAAATCTCAAATCTTACCTcagaaataaaggaaaaatgGCGTATGGAGGAGGTGTGGAAGGAGGGGCACAATGTGATTGTCGACGACAGCAAGGAACTCAATGATGGAGGAACATGTGACACCTCGGTTCGTGGCTCTTCAGATCTACTTCCAATGGAAGAGTGAAGGAACGGTCATGACTCGTGAATGAAAGCGAGGAGGAAGGGCAGTGGCAGAAACACAACGGCGacacagagagagaaggagagcgCTCGAACAGAGGAGAAGGCTGTGGGGTTGCGAGGCTGTGGGGTTGCGGAGAGCTGCGATGGCTGATGCGGGGGCTACGTGGCTGCAGCGGCGGTGGCAGAGACTGCGGTGGCTGCAGCGGCGAAGAGTTTAAGGGGGATTAGGGTTCCGAGAGTTTAAGGAAGAGTTTAAGGAAAAATGGTTATGCAGAGTGTGAATGGAGTGTTTAAGGGATTAGGGTTCTCAATGTTTCCGacagaaaatttaaattacagacggatttttcgtctgtaataatttaGTAAAAACGCAGCGTTTTGTCTatttaattacagacgaattttccgtctgtaaccaTTTTTcactgaaaaaaattaatttttccgacAGAATTATAGACGGATTctcttttccgtctgtaatttatgctaatctattttttttgttttccgacaGAAAAATCCCTCTGAAATTTTGTCTGTATTTCAgtgggataaaatccgtcggaaatatccgtctgtaataactaattttctagtAGTGACTGTTAAATTTAATCTTCTAAAATTTACTGTGACAACAAGtacctttttaaaaaattttatcaaattaaatcttAGTCTAAcaatttaacaatatatttttaatctaaaaataataaatcatctTCGtcctttaatatttttcttaatatataaaaaaatgatcgTTATTAGTACAGATTGTGCATTGAATACATCAATCATGATAAATCAAAATACATGATTTCTACTTCTGTATGATAAAAAATGCCTTTAAATTGtttgttagaaaaaaatattgttgataTATATGAAAACTAActttgtatataatatatattttttaatttaaaaataaattgcgTCAAGGCTcatttatatctaaatttaattatttcatccATCGAAAAGGAATGAATTTGAATGTTGAAAATAGGTGAGTCAAAagtaaataagaatttaattttaatacctGATTAGAATAAAGTAATTTACATgtgaatttaattatataatatcatatataaaaaataattactttttatatttggtTGTGTGaatgataatctaaaaaaatagatGTAATTATACaacaatataaaatagtttgtactattaatatattaaaattaaactcaattaataaataagtaaatatgtTGATTTAAATTTCCTATTTAAACTAACTAATGCACCTTCTATTCGATCTAAACTCATCACTAGACTATTAATCAGTATCAGAATAATTATATCTTGTTTCTTATATTAAACAGTGACAAGTGATTCTtgcaaaaatattatatcataatCTGGAAATAGTTAGTATAAATGATCatgattattatgattatttaagTTTATTGTGTGAGATTgtgcaaatttttttaataaattacttTATTAAGGTTTAAACAATACTCTTCAATTGTTAGATCGATAGATGGAAGCCATCAAAAGGATTGCTGAGTACGTTGCTCAACTGAAAAAGAGTTGGGAAAAGACATAGTAAGAATTTTAGAGTTTGTATTCATTGTTGAATAATATGAGtatagttttttgtttttcctgtgcatttttaaaggaaaaacaaatcttgTTTCTTAAGCTAGTGTTTTTGGTTGGTGGTCTTTTCAGGTATGTGGCATTTATTAGAAGCTTCTCCATGAGAAAGGAGCTGTATGAACATGATGGAGTTTGTAATTTGTAGTTTATATTTTGTAGAtttataatttcttgtttttcttgtccTATATATCTATCTAGTTCATTAGGATTCTTCAATGTGTCTTGTTAGTTTGTACTTTAAAGTTTATATGTTGAAGATTTATAAAACAATCTTAGTtaaatgaaagatatttgaactatctatgttattatatattatataaatgttgaCTTGCTtagtaaattagttaatatattaattaattaaaaaaatataatttaacaaattatgtgtgtaatttgtattaaaaaattattacaaaataaatagtgttttgtaactaaagaaaacaaatgttacaaaatcaagttatattttgtaacaaaattttattataggaaaaaatatattgtcaccaaaaatattttgaagatcaaaatttgttatcacttttgtaacgacttttgattttttgtatctgaaaatttgttacaaaatattactttaaattgtaacagttttattttttgttacaaaaattttttgtaacgGGACATACTGCAACGgcctttttttgttacaaaatttttttgtttcaaaagttcgattttttgtaataattttttttgttacgaatactgctttttcttgtagtgttggAATTTAATTCATtgaatgaaaattaataatttggGTCAACGATGGACTAccatacaaagaaaaaaatttatgaataagAATTGTGCTCTAAAACATTATCTTTCTCCTTTTCCAATACCTGAAAATCATCCCCAAATTGAGTTGCTGCTTCCAAAATCTGTTGATGGCTTAAGCCTTCTCTTTCAAAAACTAGTTTGTTC
This sequence is a window from Arachis duranensis cultivar V14167 chromosome 2, aradu.V14167.gnm2.J7QH, whole genome shotgun sequence. Protein-coding genes within it:
- the LOC107475183 gene encoding uncharacterized protein LOC107475183 is translated as MMSDIREGVDTTHEWLIPAYKKLLEKYWETDEKWKNIRKKARENRASLLGGSVHCGGSIPLSSTIERMKKQLDRTPTHEEVFKETHTLKSDKSKWVDKRSQDTHEKFIKKLAEVQAQHVEAQAQGMELPPIDEDLIWEEVCGGQKKNRVYGKGAFFSSSIKSRTTSANSVSGRASTNQNSVPDLREQIHNLNEELFQRVTQQTDERISKLLDTRLAPLEKTQKKLEKLERAIGKAKKEKLKQKRWNEAYVSYYKKVRASSSSTTAPPPPPPPPPSISSDEDYDDDGDEDDTEDYS